The sequence CAACATCTGGTGCCGGTGGTAGTGAATTTGCTGGCTCCGAAGGAGCCTTCGACGGGGAGAATGGGTCTTTGATGGCGGTGCAGGAGTCTGAACTTTAGGCGGTGACATTCCATTGGCTGTTGGCCCGAGATAAATTAAGACAAGAGAAAGCATTATTATTAGTTCAACGGATCATGAAAACGTAGGGATCCAAATcgaggaatatatatatatatatatatatatatatatatatatatatatatatatatatatatataagaagtgtatttaaacaaattaatgaaaacaaaccAACCATCTTTGCTATTGCTTCCATACGGTATTACAGCATAAACTTCGTAAGCATTGATGAGAGGAAGAAGAGTGGAATCAGAGGCAGCTTGCACAGAGACTTTCGTGCTGGGAGAAGCAACCAAGTTAGAAATGTGCACCTCCAATACGCTTCCATAAGGTGGGATGATGGGGTCTAAATAAGGTTTTCCGTCTACATAAATTTGAATGGACCTTTTCTGCGTTGGGTCTAACCGAATCACTTCAGAGAAATACATGATGATGTAGATGTTGCCTTCTCCCAATCCCAGAAGATTGGTTTTCAAAGCATAAGTCCTAGTAGTAGTTGTACTGGTGTATGCATTTCGCACCGCAGCCTGTGGAGGTAGTTCTTCTGCAGTACCAACATCAATGGTAGCAGCATCACTTGTGACAATCTCCCCATATTGGTTTGCTCCGTAAACTTCCCATATCCGGTCATAAGGATCATCACGATACCTAGCAGGTCATACGATGCACATTCAATATTtaagagttttttcttttccttttcactaaaaagaaaatactgaGAGAGTTTCATGGTATTTAACGGAAGAGATCAATGCATGGAATATTACGTACGTACCTGACAGATTGCTTTGCGTGAGTAGCTCTATTTAAGCCAACCAAGAAATGATCATTTGAACCAAAATGACTGTACATATTCGGACCCAAGCTGCGCAGCTCAAGCGCGGATATGAAGGGAAGCTGGTTAGGCTGCGTTTGAGCAAGGCATATGCTAGTGGCAGTTCCACTTACCACGTATATTGCCTCAGTATAAACG comes from Juglans microcarpa x Juglans regia isolate MS1-56 chromosome 8S, Jm3101_v1.0, whole genome shotgun sequence and encodes:
- the LOC121244282 gene encoding uncharacterized protein At1g24485-like, whose amino-acid sequence is MSTLSSSTSYNLTLLVVVLSAVLLVSKLSFAAFVSIDCGASDSYTDGNQITWEGDNGYVQSGESQQVDQLYSGDHVLSTLRVFPTSGNGNCYTIGDLEDGERVLVRATFFYGNYDGQNSPPSFDLFFDGNQWITVQMSEYPLNTYVYTEAIYVVSGTATSICLAQTQPNQLPFISALELRSLGPNMYSHFGSNDHFLVGLNRATHAKQSVRYRDDPYDRIWEVYGANQYGEIVTSDAATIDVGTAEELPPQAAVRNAYTSTTTTRTYALKTNLLGLGEGNIYIIMYFSEVIRLDPTQKRSIQIYVDGKPYLDPIIPPYGSVLEVHISNLVASPSTKVSVQAASDSTLLPLINAYEVYAVIPYGSNSKDGCQWNVTA